The DNA window GCCGGCGGGAGCTGCACAACGTGGACCTGGTGTGCGACGAGCTCGATGGGCTCGGGGTGCGCAAGGCGATCGCGCGGGCGCTGGGGCAGTCGCCGAGCGCGTCGGCTGGGGCCGATGTGGTGTTCGCAGCGCGGATGCTCCACCACGCGCCACAACCGCTCCAGACGCTGCGTGCGCTGGCGCGGCTCGCCCGGGCGCCGAAGGCCGGAGAGCGCGGTGGGGCGGTGTGCGTGCTCGATTACGAGGCGCACGACGATCTCCTGCTGCGCGAGCAGGAGGCCGATGTATGGCTCGGCTTCGAACCGAAGCAGCTCCGGGAGCTCGCCTTGGAGGCGGGGCTCGTGGACATCGAGATGAGGCAGCTTCCGGCTGCATGGCAAGGCGAGGGGCCGGATCGGCACCTCACGTGGCAACTCCTGGTCGGCTTCCGTAGCGACGCCGCTCCACCAACGAACGAAGCATCGAGGACACCATGACGACGAAGACGCAGCTCCCCTACAAGGTCGCCGACATCTCTCTTGCCGACTGGGGTCGCAAGGAGATCCGCATCGCAGAGAAGGAGATGCCCGGGCTGATGGCGCTCCGGGCCGAGTACGGCGAGTCGAAGCCGCTCAAGGGCGCGCGCGTCGCAGGCTGCCTCCACATGACCATCCAGACCGCGGTGCTCATCGAGACGCTGCTCGCGCTCGGCGCCGAGGTGACCTGGACGAGCTGCAACATCTACTCGACGCAGGATCACGCGGCGGCGGCGATCGCGGCGGCGGGCGTGCCCGTGTACGCCTGGAAGGGCGAGACGCTCGAGGAGTACGACTGGTGCCTGGAGCAGCAGCTCCTCGCGTTCAAGGACGGCAAGGGGCCGAACATGATCCTCGACGACGGCGGGGATCTGACGATCTACATCCACGAGAAGCACCCGGAGCTGTTCAGCGGCAACGACCCGATCCGTGGCCTCTCGGAGGAGACGACGACCGGCGTGCACCGGCTCTACGAGATGCACAAGGCCGGCAAGCTCAAGGTGCCCGCGATCAACGTCAACGACTCGGTCACGAAGAGCAAGTTCGACAACCTGTACGGCTGCCGTGAGTCGCTCGGCGACGGGATCAAGCGCGCGACGGACGTGATGTTCGCCGGCAAGGTCGCCGTGGTGTGTGGCTACGGCGACGTGGGCAAGGGCAGCGCGCAGGCGCTCCGCAGCCTCGGCGCGCGCGTGATCATCACCGAGATCGACCCCATCTGCGCGCTGCAGGCGGCGATGGAGGGCTACGAGGTGAAGCGGCTGGAGACGGCCGCGCCGCTCGCCGACATCATCGTCACGGCGACGGGCTGCAAGGACGTCGTGCGCCCCGAGCACCTCAAGGTGATGAAGGACGAGGCGATCCTCTGCAACATCGGGCACTTCGACTGCGAGATCGATCTCGCCTGGCTGGAGAACAACCCGGAGATCCGCGAGGAGAACATCAAGCCGCAGGTCGACCACTTCATCTTCCCCGACGGGCGCCGGCTGATCGTGCTGGCCCGTGGGCGGCTGGTGAACCTGGGCTGCGCGACGGGTCACCCCTCGTTCGTGATGAGCGCGTCGTTCTCGAACCAGGTGCTGGCGCAGATCGCGCTCTGGACCGAGAAGTTCCCGCTCGGCGTCCACATCCTCCCCAAGAAGCTCGACGAGAAGGTCGCGGCGCTGCACCTTGCCAAGCTCGGCGTGGAGCTGACCAAGCTCAGCGAGGAGCAGGCGACGTACCTGAACATGTCGGTCGACGGGCCCTACAAGCCCGAGAACTACCGCTACTGATCTCCCTCCCCCGCGTGTGATGTCAGGGCGCCCCTCGGCGCCCTCGACGCCACGCCCCCCCGCACCTCCCTCCCCTCCCCTTGGCCGCTGTCAGGTGAGGTGGCGTCGATCCCTCGTCCGCTGTCTTCGCCACGCGCAGCGTCAAGACCGCCCAGACAGGAATCAAGTTTTCCAGGACACATTTTCTGGAGAACGAAGAGAATGTCGGGCGGTGAGGCGCCTCTCATGGAGCGGGGCGTCCTCGCGATGGACGAAGGAGATGCCCTCATGCTGACGCGCGTTCACAAGAAGCCTGGTTTCGTCACGGTTCGACGGCACGGTCCTCGGACCGTCAACGTCGGCAAGTACAGCAGCGTCCCCGACATCGGCGCCGCGCCCATCGACGAACCTGCAGCCTGGTTCCTCGGTCCGCGCGCGGAGAACAGCGAGGTGCTCACGACCTTAACCAAGGACGTGCTGGAGCACATCGGCGCGTACCGACGCGGCTACCTGCCCGAAGATCCCATCATCATCACGCCGGAGATGCAGGCGACGAGCTCCTACACCACGGCCGTGGCGGAGATGAGCACGAGCTTCAAGGAGGTGCTGGGGTACTTCGCCGAGCGCGCGACGCCGTTCTTCTCGCTGCGCTACCAGGCGCACATGACCGGGGACAACCCGATGCCCGCCCTCGCGGGCTACTTCCTCGGCATGCTGCACAACCCGAACAACGTGACCATCCAGGCGTCGACCACGACCACGCTGCTCGAGCTGCTGGCGATGCGCGATCTCTGCCACATGGTCGGCTGGTCGACGGAGAACGACGATCAAGCGTGGTCACACATCACGGCCGATGGCTCGATCGCCAACAACGAGGCGGTGTGGACGGCGCGCGAGGTGAAGTTCTTGCCCTTCGCCATCGTCAAGGCGCTGCAGAAGGAGCCGAGCCTCGCAGGCGCGAAGGATGTGGAGGTGACGCTGACCAGCGGCACGAAGAAGCGCCTGGATCAGACGACCAACTGGGAGCGGTTCAACATCCGACGCGACGAGATCCTCGCGCTGCCGGGCCGGATGGCGGCGAAGCTGGGCAAGCAGCCGTACGAGGTGTGGTCGGTCGTGGTGAACTACGACGTCAACGCCGTGGGCGTGTGGGGGATGCTGGACGCCTTCGAGGGGCTCGGCGGCGCGCCCACGCTGTTCACGCCGTCGACGCGGCACTACTCGTGGCCGAAGGCGGCCGCGGTGAACGGGTTCGGCACGGAGCGGGACGTCACGATGATGGTCGATGCCGATGGGCGCATGTCGATCGACGAGCTGACGAAGGGTCTCGACACGGCGCTGTCGAAGAAGATCCCCGTGCTCCTGGTCGTGGCGGTGAATGGCAGCACCGAGGAGAGCGCCATCGACGATCTGACGAAGATTCTCGCGGTGCGCGAGGACTACCGCAAGAAGGGGCTGGAGTTCGACATCCACGTGGACGCGGCGTGGGGTGGCTACTTCATGACGGTGGTCCGCAAGGATTTCGGCAGCGTGGTCACGCCGGCCGATCTGGAGAACCCGTTCATCGAGGACACGCGGAAGGTGCCGATGAGCGACTACTCCATCGAGCAGTTCAAGGCGGTGCGCGAGGTGGACTCGGTGACGATCGATCCGCACAAGTCGGGCTACATCCAGTACACCGCCGGCTCGATCCTCTACCGGAACAAGGAGGTGCTCAACCTGGTGACCTTCACCGGTGCGTACATCGGCGCGGCCACGGAGCCGACGGTGGGCATGTTCGGGCTGGAGGGCTCGAAGGCGGGCGCGACGGCGGCGTCGGTGTTCTTCGCGCACCGCTGCATCCGCCCGTCGGAGCGTGGCTACGGCCGGATCTTGACCTTCGCGCTGCAGAACACGCGCCGGCTGTACACGGATCTGCTCTTCCTGTCCCGGCCCGAGGACAGCTTCGTCTGTACGCCGCTCCCTCGGATCCCGGCGGAGCGCAGCGGTGCGAGCGCGGCCGAGCAAGAGAAGCAGCTCGCGTTCATCAAGGAGACGATCTGGGGGAAGACGATCGAGGAGATCGAGGCGAATCCCGAGGCCCTCGCGCTCTTCCGCGAGCTGGGGCCGGACCAGAACATCCTGGATTACGGCTTCAATCCGCGCGTCGACGGGAAGGTGAACACGGATCCGGAGGCGTACAACCAGCTGATGCAGGGGGTCTACGACGCCTTCCACATCCACTACGACAAGGAAGGGTTGGCCGACAACATCCACAACTACAAGCTGCTCTTGAGCTACACGATCTTCAAACGGCACGAGTACGGCGATGCCTTCATGGACACCTTCGCCAAGCGCCTCGGGCTCGAAGGTCGCCCCGAGGAGCTGTACTGCCTGCGCTCGGTGATCATGGATCCGTATGCGCTGAACCTGAACAGCGCGTTCACCCAGCAGCTCGTCGACATCTTGCGTGACAAGGTGAACGAGCTGGCGAGACGCACGTCGCGCTCGGCCTCACCCAGCGCCTGACCCGGCCACCCGAGGCACCGCCCCGCGCCGCGACGCGCCGCGACGCCGTCGAAGCACGGGCGCGGTGGCCCTGGTCCGTGGCCAACGGGGCGGGCTCTTCGGTGGGCTTCCGGCCTCACCGGGGCTGCGGTAGGCCTCTGGGCGATGGACTCCCGCTACGATCCTGCCGAAGCACGCCGCGCCCTCGACCGCTACGCGAAGGAGCACGGGGAGGACGTCGCCCTCCGCGTGTACACGTCGCGCTTGCTGGGCGCCGAGTCGTCGCTGGTGCTCCACGGCGGCGGGAACACCAGCGTCAAGACGAGGAAGGTCGATCTGCTCGGGGACGAGGTGGAGGTCGTCTGCGTGAAGGGCAGCGGCTGGGATCTCGCGACGATCGAGCCAGGGGGCTTCCCGGCGTGTCGGCTCGCGCCGCTGCGCCGCGGGGCGGAGCGGCCCGCGATGACGGACGAGGAGATGGTGGCGCTCTTGCGAAGCCAGATGCTCGATCCGTCGGGGCCGACGCCCTCGGTGGAGGCGTTGCTGCATGCGTACCTGCCGGCGCGCTTCGTGGACCACACGCATGCGGACGCGGTGCTGGCGGCGATGGACCAGGAAGACAGCGCGTCGATCGCGCAGGAGATCTGGGGAGACGGGGTGCTGCTCGTGCCGTACGTGATGCCGGGCTTCGTGCTGGCGCGGCGGGTGGTGGAGCTGCTCGGGCCGTGGGTCGCGGCGGGCAAGCTGCCGGAGGTGATGGTGCTCGACAAGCACGGGATCTTCACCTGGGGGGAGACGGCGGAGGAGAGCTACACGCGGATGATCGAGGCGGTGACGAAGGCGGAGCACTACCTCGCGACGCGCGGGGCGGCGCTGCGGCCGGTGACGGCTGGGAGCTCCAGCAAGGTCCCCTTCCCCGCGGCGCTGTCGACGCCGCCCGGGGCGCCAGGGTCCTCGAGGGCGACGGGGGGAATCACCGAGAAGCCGCCGGTGCCCGCGGTCGCGCCGACGCTCCCGCCAGGAGGTCCAGGGGCGACGCAGGGGTCGACGTCGGCGCCCACGGTCCGCGCTGGCTCGAAGGCGGCGTACGTCCCTCCGCGCGAGGAGGATGTGGCGCACCTCGCGGCGGTGGTGCGGGGCGCGTTCGCACGGGCGTCAGGGAAGCCGTGGGTGTGTGCGTTCCGGTCGACGCCGGGGCTCCTGGCGTTCGCGGCGCGGGACGACGTGCGCGAGGTGTCGCAGATCGGCTGTGCGACGCCGGATCACGTGATCCGGACGAAGGCGAAACCGATGCTGCTCGACGGGGTGGAGCCGGTGCACCCGGAGCAGACGCGCGCGCTGGTGGAGCGAGGGCTCGCGGCGTACGCGGAGGCGTACCAGGGGTACTTCCAGCGGGCGTGCAGCGCGCGGGGGGTGTCGCGGCAGGCGCTGGATCCGCTGCCGCGGGTGCTGCTGGTGCCAGGGTACGGGGTGCTCAGCGTGGCCGGGTCACACGCGGAGGCGGAGATCGCGGCCGACATCTACGAGCACACGGCGGCGGTGATCGAGGCGGCGCAGGCGCTGGGCAGCTACCGGCCGGTGTCGGAGCTGGATCTGTTCGACGTCGAGTACTGGAGCCTGGAGCAGGCGAAGCTGAAGGTCGGGGCGAAGGCCGCAGGGCCGCTGTCGCGGCGGGTGGCGCTGATCACGGGCGCGGCGTCGGGGATCGGGCTGAGCACGGCGCAGCTGTTCCTGGAGGCGGGGGCGCACGTGGCGGTGACCGACTTCGACGAGCGGTCGCTGTCGGAGGCGGCAGGCCCGCTCGCCGCGAAGCACAAGGGGCGCGTGCTCGCGCTCGACTGCAACGTGCTCGACGAGGGGAGCGTGCGCCGGGCGTTCACGCGCACCGCGGCGCATTTCGGCGGGGTCGACGTGGTGGTCTCGAACGCGGGGCGGGCGTTCACGGGGGCGCTGCACACGGCGAGCGGCGACGAGGCGCTCGCGGCGTCGCTGGAGCTGAACCTGGTCGGGCACCAGCGGGTGGCGCGGGCCGCGGCAGAGCTGTTCCTGCAGCAAGGCGCGGGCGGGGCGCTGCTGTTCAATGCGTCGAAGAGCGCGTTCAACCCGGGGCCCGACTTCGGTCCCTACGCGGTGGCCAAGGCGGCGGTGCTGGCGCTGATGCGGCAGTACGCGGTGGATCTCGGGCCGTCGGGCATCCGGTCGAGCGCGGTCAATGCGGATCGGATCCGCACGGGGATCTTCGAGCTGGGGCTGCTCGAAGCCCGCGCGCGCGCTCGCGGGGTCTCGGTCGACGAGTACTTCAAGGCGAACCTGCTCCAGCGGGAGACCACGGGCGAGGACGTGGCCCGCGCCTTCCTCTACCTGGCGACGGCCGAGGCGACGACGGGCTGTGTGATCACGGTCGATGGAGGTAACGCGGCGGCATTCCCCCGGTGAAGGGCGGGTTGCCACGGGCGCTGGCGTTCCGAGCGACGCGCGCGGCGATTTCGCGCGGCTGACGCGCTCTGGGCGGGGCAGCGCGGGTTCTCGACGCGGTGCATCGCGGCCCCAGGCCAGCCGCTCACCACGCCGTGCGCAGGAATGGCGCGGGCGCCCCGCCTGGCAGGTTGGAGTTGGCGAGGGCGTCGTGTAGACAATCGGCCATGCGCGTCCGCTCGGCAAGGCTCCTGTCCGTGTTCACGACGACCGTGTTGCTCTCCCTGGGGAGCGCTGGATGCATCAAGCAAGCGCTCATGGACGGGCAGATCGAGGCCACGCGCAAGGGCGCGGCGGCGATCGACACGCTCGGGGACTACGAGGTGGCGCGCACGATCGCCTTCAACGGGCTGGGGCAGTTCGAGGGGATGCGCTACCTGGCGCCCGAGAACGAGGACGCGCTGTTCATGCTCACGAAGAACTGGGGCGGGGCGACCTACGGGTTCATCGAGGACGAGCTGGAGCAGGCCGAGGACGCGGACGGCTCCGAGAGCGAGGCGTACGCCTACCAGCAGTCCCGCGCGCGCGGAGGCTACGATCGGGCGATCTTCTACGGGATCAAGCTGCTGGAGCGCCGGCACCCGGGCTTCGAGGCAGCGCGCAAGAACGACGACACCATCCGAGCGTGGCTCCAGGGCTTCGACGACGCGGAGCGGGATGTGGAGGCGCTCTTCTGGACGGGCTACGCGTGGCTGTCGAAGATCAACGTGGCGAAGGAAGACCCGGCCCTGGTCGGAGAGTTGTTCATCGGTGCGGCGATCATGGAGCGCGCAGTGCAGCTCGACGAGACATACATGCACGGGAGCGGGCACGTGGCGCTCGGCGCCTACCACGCTCGGAACGCGATGGCCGAGCTGGACGAGGCGAAGAAGCACTTCGACCGGGCGCTGGAGATCAACGGCGGCAAGCACCTGTTCACGCAGCTCAACTACGCGACGAAGTACTACTGCATGAAGGGCGATCAGCAGAACTACGAGAAGCTGCTGAAAGAGGTGATCGCGGCGAACGATCCGCTCCCGGCGCAGCGGCTGCAAAACACGATCGCGAAGCGGCGCGCGAAGCGATTCATGAAAAAGAGCCGCCTCGACGCTTGCGGGTTCTGAGTTCGCGCGGACGTCACCAGCCTCCAGCCATCATCAACCCACGTCGAGGGGCGGCCGTGTGCGAAGCGCAGCGGCTGCAGCGACCCGCAGGTGTGCGGGCTCCAGCCGCCATGGCGCTCGTTCATGAGGAAGTGACGCGGAGAGGGTCGAGCGCCAGAGGGCGCTGCCCGTGCAGGTGAGCGCTGCGCCCGCTCCCACGGGCGCGTGGCTCACTTCATCATCTCTTTGAACAGGTCGTCGAGATCGCCCGACGGGGCCGCACCTTCGGCGCCGGCGTCCTTGTCAGTACCTGCGTCCGGCGTGGCAGGCGCGTCGCCCATCATCTGCCGGAACAGGTCGTCGTCCGTGGTGCCGCCAGCGGCTGGCGTGGCAGGCGCGTCGCCCATCATCTGCCGGAACAGGTCGTCTTCGCCGCTGCCTGCGCCAGGCTCGGCCGAAGGCGCGCCTGCCGGGTCCGGGTTGGCTGCGGGCTCGGAGGTGGCGTCGAGGTACGGGTTCTGGGTGCCGTCCTCTCCGAACTTCGCGCGATCGGCGGCGGTGCAGGGCAGCGGGTTGGAGCGGTCCTCCTGGACGCACTGGAGGAGCCAGGCGGCGCGCGGGGGCTCGCGGTTCTTCTCGGCCTCGACGTAGGCCCGGTCGATGTCCGCGTCGACGAGCACGGTGGCGATCTTGGGGATGTACATCACCAGGAACAGGCCGAGCGCGAGGATGCCGGTGAACGGGAGGACGACGCGGTAGAGCGAGACGAGAGGGCGCTCGAAGCGGAAGCTGGAGATGAAGAGGTTCATCCCGAGCGGGGGGGCGACGTAGGCGATCTCCAGGTTGAGGAGGAACATCATCGCCAGGTGGAAGGGGTGCAGCCCGAACTTGGCAGCGAAGGGCAAGATCAGGGGGACGGCGACGAGGATGGCGCTGAAGCCCTCCATGAGCATGCCGAGGATGAGCAGGAAGACGTTGAGGACCAGCAGGAACTGCCAGGTCTCCGTCAGGCCGAGCTGGAGCATGAACTCCAGGACGCGCGCCGGGATCTGCTGATCGACGACGAAGTTGATCAGCGCGTTGGCCATCGTGAGGATGAGGATCAGCGCGCCAGCGAGGGCCATGGAGGCCTTGGCGACGCGGGGGATGTCCTTGCGGAGGCTGAGGTCTTTGTGGATGAAGACCTCGACCACGAGGATGTACACGGCAGTGAGGGCGGCGCTCTCGTCCAGGGAGGTGAGGCCGGTGCCGAGGCCGCCGAGGATGAGGATGGGGGCGCCGAGTTCCCACTTGAGGAGCCAGATCGCCTCGGCCATGCGGACGAGGCTGGGGCGCTCACGGGGGACCTTGTACTTCACGCCGATGTAGGCGGCGTGGAAGCCGAGCATGACCATGATCATCACGCCCGGGATGAGGCCGGCCTTGAACGCAGCGGTGAAGTCGATGCCGGCGACGAGGGCGTAGATGAGGATCGGCAGCGAGGGCGGTAGGAGCAGGCCGAGGGAGCCGCCGGTGGTGACGAGGCCGAGGGCGTAGCTGTCCGGGTAGCCCTGCTTGCGGAGGGCGGGATAGAGGAGGCCGCCGATGGCGACGATGGTGACGCCGCTGCCGCCGGTGAGGGTGGTGAAGAAGGCGCTGGCGACGATGCACACCATCGCGAGACCGCCCGGGAGCCAGCCGAAGAAGGCCGACGAGGCGCGTACGATGCGATCGGGGGCCTTCGACTCGGCCATCATGTAGCCGACGAAGGTGAAGAGCGGGATGGTCACCAGGATCGGGGATCCGGCGAACCGCTCGTCCATGACGTTGGGCGCGATGAAGCGCAGGAAGCGGAGCTGGGGGTTGTCGTGGGTGAGCCAGAGCAGCTCGCTCGACCCGCCCATGATGGCGAAGAGCGGGGTGCCGAGGAGGCCGAGAAGAAGGACGACGAGGACGAGGAGCGTACCCATCACGCCCTCCCTTCGGCGCGCTCGCCGTGGCCGCCGGTGTCGAGGGGGTCGCCGTCCTGATCCGCGCGGCGGAGATCCTCACGGTGGGCTTCGTCGGGATCCACGGAGATGTGGCCGCTCAGGACGAGCAGGATACGGAGGAGGAAGCGCAGGCCGATCATGAGCAGGCCGAAGGGGAAGACGAGGCTGAGCGTGTGGACGAGGAGGCCGCGGGTGCTCTCGCCGTCCGGGGAGATGACGAGGGGGATGTGGGGTGGCGCGTCGTCGGGGACCTTGAAGTTGTCGAGCGGGGGCTCGGGGTAGTGCTCGGCGTAGCCAGCACCGTCGAGCCAGCCGTTCCACTCGGTGGGGGTCATCCACTCGTACGGGTTGCCCGCGATGACGCGCGGGCCGCTGCGGAGATCGAGGGCGACCTGCTTGCGGGCGAGGAAGAGGTGCTGGCCGACGTGGTGGGTGACGCGTTCGATCTTGGCGGCCGGGGGGTCGTCGGCGCGGGCGCCGAACGACTCGATGGCGATGTGATCGAAGAAGCCCCAGACGGCGGCGAAGCAGACGGCGGCCGCGGCGAGGTTGTTCAGCACGGCGGCAGGGACGCGGAGCTTGACCGGGAGGGCGCGGAAGAGGAGGTCGACGTGGATGTGCTTGCCAGCGCTGGTGGCAAGGGAGCCGCCGAGAAGGGCGAGCCAGAGGGTGAGCCGGGTGCCGACGCCGCGCAGGCCGCCCATGAGGGTGAGGGTGGAGCCCTCCTGGAGCCAGGCCTTGACGTTGTCGAAGTACTGGGTGCCGAAGCTGCGCCAGAGGGGCGCGACGGCGATGCCGGCGATGAAGGCGACGATGGTCGCGCCGCGGCGGGCGTTGAGGGTGAGGGTGCGGCTCGCAGTCCAGGCGGCGGTGCCGAGGAGGCTGGCGCCGACGATGGCGCGGAAGACGACGCCGGCAGCGTCGTCGCTGCTGGGGGGTGCGGCGAGGCCGGTGAGGAAGACCCAGGAGATGAGGGCGAGGATCAGCGAGAGGAGGACGATGGTGAGGAGTCCGGTCTCGAAGCGGGTCCACGCACGCTCGAAGCGGGCGAGAGGCTCGGCCCAGGCCGCGCCACGCGGTGGCGTTCGGCGAGGTGGAGGCGGGGGTGGTGAAGATGCGGACGTGCCACCAGCCGCTGGCGTTGCCGGAGGCGGTGGGCTGGAAGCCGAGGGCGTAGCGGCCGCTGGTGGTTCGGACGCTGCCGTCGAAGACTCGGACGCTGCCGTCGAAGACTCGGACGCTGCCTTCGGAGGTTCGGAAGTGGCCGTCGACGTCTCGGGGGACGTCGTCGAAGCCTCGGGGGGTGACGCGTCGGTGGATGCCGTTCGGGCGGCGTCTCGCTCGTCCTCGGCGTGCCGCGCGCTCGGGGGTGGCGGCGTCGAGCCGACGTGGTCACTGCGCTCTCGCCGATCGGGATCCTGCTCCGCCATGGGTGGTTGGCGACAGTAAACGAAAAGATGGGGGCGCCACCAGAACGCAAGGAGGCGAGGATCGGCGAGAAAAACCTGGGGAACAGCGACTGGGTGCCCGTAATGCAAGCTACCCGTGATCCTGGATTCGACGCCGTGAGCGTGCGGGTGGACGCGCCGCAAACCAGGGATGCCAGGGGGAGATGCGCGTCATGCCGCAGCGCGGC is part of the Chondromyces crocatus genome and encodes:
- the ahcY gene encoding adenosylhomocysteinase, producing MTTKTQLPYKVADISLADWGRKEIRIAEKEMPGLMALRAEYGESKPLKGARVAGCLHMTIQTAVLIETLLALGAEVTWTSCNIYSTQDHAAAAIAAAGVPVYAWKGETLEEYDWCLEQQLLAFKDGKGPNMILDDGGDLTIYIHEKHPELFSGNDPIRGLSEETTTGVHRLYEMHKAGKLKVPAINVNDSVTKSKFDNLYGCRESLGDGIKRATDVMFAGKVAVVCGYGDVGKGSAQALRSLGARVIITEIDPICALQAAMEGYEVKRLETAAPLADIIVTATGCKDVVRPEHLKVMKDEAILCNIGHFDCEIDLAWLENNPEIREENIKPQVDHFIFPDGRRLIVLARGRLVNLGCATGHPSFVMSASFSNQVLAQIALWTEKFPLGVHILPKKLDEKVAALHLAKLGVELTKLSEEQATYLNMSVDGPYKPENYRY
- a CDS encoding pyridoxal-dependent decarboxylase; the protein is MLTRVHKKPGFVTVRRHGPRTVNVGKYSSVPDIGAAPIDEPAAWFLGPRAENSEVLTTLTKDVLEHIGAYRRGYLPEDPIIITPEMQATSSYTTAVAEMSTSFKEVLGYFAERATPFFSLRYQAHMTGDNPMPALAGYFLGMLHNPNNVTIQASTTTTLLELLAMRDLCHMVGWSTENDDQAWSHITADGSIANNEAVWTAREVKFLPFAIVKALQKEPSLAGAKDVEVTLTSGTKKRLDQTTNWERFNIRRDEILALPGRMAAKLGKQPYEVWSVVVNYDVNAVGVWGMLDAFEGLGGAPTLFTPSTRHYSWPKAAAVNGFGTERDVTMMVDADGRMSIDELTKGLDTALSKKIPVLLVVAVNGSTEESAIDDLTKILAVREDYRKKGLEFDIHVDAAWGGYFMTVVRKDFGSVVTPADLENPFIEDTRKVPMSDYSIEQFKAVREVDSVTIDPHKSGYIQYTAGSILYRNKEVLNLVTFTGAYIGAATEPTVGMFGLEGSKAGATAASVFFAHRCIRPSERGYGRILTFALQNTRRLYTDLLFLSRPEDSFVCTPLPRIPAERSGASAAEQEKQLAFIKETIWGKTIEEIEANPEALALFRELGPDQNILDYGFNPRVDGKVNTDPEAYNQLMQGVYDAFHIHYDKEGLADNIHNYKLLLSYTIFKRHEYGDAFMDTFAKRLGLEGRPEELYCLRSVIMDPYALNLNSAFTQQLVDILRDKVNELARRTSRSASPSA
- a CDS encoding bifunctional aldolase/short-chain dehydrogenase, translated to MDSRYDPAEARRALDRYAKEHGEDVALRVYTSRLLGAESSLVLHGGGNTSVKTRKVDLLGDEVEVVCVKGSGWDLATIEPGGFPACRLAPLRRGAERPAMTDEEMVALLRSQMLDPSGPTPSVEALLHAYLPARFVDHTHADAVLAAMDQEDSASIAQEIWGDGVLLVPYVMPGFVLARRVVELLGPWVAAGKLPEVMVLDKHGIFTWGETAEESYTRMIEAVTKAEHYLATRGAALRPVTAGSSSKVPFPAALSTPPGAPGSSRATGGITEKPPVPAVAPTLPPGGPGATQGSTSAPTVRAGSKAAYVPPREEDVAHLAAVVRGAFARASGKPWVCAFRSTPGLLAFAARDDVREVSQIGCATPDHVIRTKAKPMLLDGVEPVHPEQTRALVERGLAAYAEAYQGYFQRACSARGVSRQALDPLPRVLLVPGYGVLSVAGSHAEAEIAADIYEHTAAVIEAAQALGSYRPVSELDLFDVEYWSLEQAKLKVGAKAAGPLSRRVALITGAASGIGLSTAQLFLEAGAHVAVTDFDERSLSEAAGPLAAKHKGRVLALDCNVLDEGSVRRAFTRTAAHFGGVDVVVSNAGRAFTGALHTASGDEALAASLELNLVGHQRVARAAAELFLQQGAGGALLFNASKSAFNPGPDFGPYAVAKAAVLALMRQYAVDLGPSGIRSSAVNADRIRTGIFELGLLEARARARGVSVDEYFKANLLQRETTGEDVARAFLYLATAEATTGCVITVDGGNAAAFPR
- a CDS encoding TRAP transporter TatT component family protein; translated protein: MFTTTVLLSLGSAGCIKQALMDGQIEATRKGAAAIDTLGDYEVARTIAFNGLGQFEGMRYLAPENEDALFMLTKNWGGATYGFIEDELEQAEDADGSESEAYAYQQSRARGGYDRAIFYGIKLLERRHPGFEAARKNDDTIRAWLQGFDDAERDVEALFWTGYAWLSKINVAKEDPALVGELFIGAAIMERAVQLDETYMHGSGHVALGAYHARNAMAELDEAKKHFDRALEINGGKHLFTQLNYATKYYCMKGDQQNYEKLLKEVIAANDPLPAQRLQNTIAKRRAKRFMKKSRLDACGF
- a CDS encoding TRAP transporter large permease subunit, with the translated sequence MGTLLVLVVLLLGLLGTPLFAIMGGSSELLWLTHDNPQLRFLRFIAPNVMDERFAGSPILVTIPLFTFVGYMMAESKAPDRIVRASSAFFGWLPGGLAMVCIVASAFFTTLTGGSGVTIVAIGGLLYPALRKQGYPDSYALGLVTTGGSLGLLLPPSLPILIYALVAGIDFTAAFKAGLIPGVMIMVMLGFHAAYIGVKYKVPRERPSLVRMAEAIWLLKWELGAPILILGGLGTGLTSLDESAALTAVYILVVEVFIHKDLSLRKDIPRVAKASMALAGALILILTMANALINFVVDQQIPARVLEFMLQLGLTETWQFLLVLNVFLLILGMLMEGFSAILVAVPLILPFAAKFGLHPFHLAMMFLLNLEIAYVAPPLGMNLFISSFRFERPLVSLYRVVLPFTGILALGLFLVMYIPKIATVLVDADIDRAYVEAEKNREPPRAAWLLQCVQEDRSNPLPCTAADRAKFGEDGTQNPYLDATSEPAANPDPAGAPSAEPGAGSGEDDLFRQMMGDAPATPAAGGTTDDDLFRQMMGDAPATPDAGTDKDAGAEGAAPSGDLDDLFKEMMK
- a CDS encoding TRAP transporter small permease subunit, whose product is MAEQDPDRRERSDHVGSTPPPPSARHAEDERDAARTASTDASPPEASTTSPETSTATSEPPKAASESSTAASESSTAASEPPAAATPSASSPPPPATPAAGGTSASSPPPPPPRRTPPRGAAWAEPLARFERAWTRFETGLLTIVLLSLILALISWVFLTGLAAPPSSDDAAGVVFRAIVGASLLGTAAWTASRTLTLNARRGATIVAFIAGIAVAPLWRSFGTQYFDNVKAWLQEGSTLTLMGGLRGVGTRLTLWLALLGGSLATSAGKHIHVDLLFRALPVKLRVPAAVLNNLAAAAVCFAAVWGFFDHIAIESFGARADDPPAAKIERVTHHVGQHLFLARKQVALDLRSGPRVIAGNPYEWMTPTEWNGWLDGAGYAEHYPEPPLDNFKVPDDAPPHIPLVISPDGESTRGLLVHTLSLVFPFGLLMIGLRFLLRILLVLSGHISVDPDEAHREDLRRADQDGDPLDTGGHGERAEGRA